The following coding sequences are from one Deltaproteobacteria bacterium window:
- a CDS encoding AbrB/MazE/SpoVT family DNA-binding domain-containing protein, giving the protein MNSAKVTVSSRGYVVLPARLRKEMDIKAGTKVLLTKDDDRIILQPVLSFTDRLSGLTAKTFGKTAEDVSEYIDKEREDR; this is encoded by the coding sequence ATGAATTCAGCTAAGGTAACAGTTTCTAGTAGGGGGTACGTTGTTCTTCCCGCCCGGCTTCGTAAGGAGATGGACATTAAGGCTGGTACAAAGGTTCTGTTGACCAAGGACGATGATAGGATTATCCTTCAACCGGTTTTATCTTTCACTGACAGGCTGTCAGGGCTCACCGCGAAGACTTTTGGCAAAACGGCTGAGGACGTCTCAGAGTATATTGACAAGGAGAGAGAAGACCGGTGA